The Odocoileus virginianus isolate 20LAN1187 ecotype Illinois chromosome 3, Ovbor_1.2, whole genome shotgun sequence genome includes a window with the following:
- the LOC139032019 gene encoding uncharacterized protein, translating into MQGLTSQNLFLKTSNSHKDLSQQVPWSTQSSLPVPAGPLEHRVLTPCPSRSPGAQSPPSPSQQVPWSTESSLPVPAGPLEHRVLTPRPSRSPGAQSPPSLSQQVPWSTESSLPVPAGPLEHRVLPPCPSRSPGAQSPHCLSQQVPWSTERSLPVPAGPLEHRVLTPRPSRSPGAESSLPVPAGPRSTESSLPVPAGPLEHRALTPCASRSPGAQSPPSLSQQVPWSTECSLPVPAGPLEQRVLTPRPSRSPGAQSPHSPSQQVPWSTESSLPVPAGPLEHRVLTPHPSRSPGAQSPPSLSQQVPWSTERSLPVPAGALEHRVLTPRPSRRPGAQSPHSLSQQAPWSTESSLPVPAGPLEHRVLTPRPSRSPGAESAHSPSQQVPWSTDSSLPVPAGPLEHRALTPCPSRPPGAQSPHSLCQQVPWSTESSLPVPAGPLEHRALTPCPSRPPGAQSPPSLSQQVPWSTECSLPVPAGPLEHRVLTPCPSRSPGAQSPPSLSQQVPWSTESSLPVPAGPLEHRVLPPPGTASGAVEGQELQQHGVGL; encoded by the coding sequence atgcaaggattaaCATCACAGAATCTGTTCCTAAAGACATCCAACTCCCACAAAGACTTGTCCcagcaggtcccctggagcacaCAGTCCTCACTCCCCGTCCcagcaggtcccctggagcacagagtcctcACTCCCTGTCCcagcaggtcccctggagcacagagtcctccctccccgtcccagcaggtcccctggagcacagagtcctcACTCCCCGTCCcagcaggtcccctggagcacagagtcctcACTCCCCGTCCcagcaggtcccctggagcacagagtcctccctccctgtcccagcaggtcccctggagcacagagtcctcACTCCCCGTCCcagcaggtcccctggagcacagagtcctccctccctgtcccagcaggtcccctggagcacagagtcctcACTGCCTGTCCcagcaggtcccctggagcacagagcgcTCACTGCCTGTCCcagcaggtcccctggagcacagagtcctcACTCCCCGTCCcagcaggtcccctggagcagagTCCTCACTCCCTGTTCCAGCAGGTCCCCGGAGCACAGAGTCCTCCCTCCCTGTTCcagcaggtcccctggagcacagagcgcTCACTCCCTGTGCcagcaggtcccctggagcacaaagtcctccctccctgtcccagcaggtcccctggagcacagagtgctcACTCCCCGTCCcagcaggtcccctggagcagagaGTGCTCACTCCCCGTCCcagcaggtcccctggagcacagagccCTCACTCCCCGTCCcagcaggtcccctggagcacagagtcctcACTCCCTGTCCcagcaggtcccctggagcacagagtcctcactccccatcccagcaggtcccctggagcacagagtcctccctccctgtcccagcaggtcccctggagcacagagcgcTCACTCCCCGTCCCAGCAGGcgccctggagcacagagtcctcACTCCCCGTCCCAGCAGGcgccctggagcacagagtcctcACTCCCTGTCCCAGCAGgccccctggagcacagagtcctccctccccgtcccagcaggtcccctggagcacagagtgctcACTCCCCGTCCcagcaggtcccctggagcagagaGTGCTCACTCCCCGTCCcagcaggtcccctggagcacagactcctccctccctgtcccagcaggtcccctggagcacagagcgcTCACTCCCTGTCCCAGCAGgccccctggagcacagagtcctcACTCCCTGTGCCAGCAggttccctggagcacagagtcctccctccccgtcccagcaggtcccctggagcacagagccCTCACTCCCTGTCCCAGCAGgccccctggagcacagagtcctccttccctgtcccagcaggtcccctggagcacagagtgctcACTCCCTGTCCcagcaggtcccctggagcacagagtgctcACTCCCTGTCCcagcaggtcccctggagcacagagtcctccctccctgtcccagcaggtcccctggagcacagagtcctcACTCCCTGTCCcagcaggtcccctggagcacagagtcctcCCTCCACCCGGAACTGCCTCAGGGGCAGTTGAAGGTCAAGAGCTACAGCAGCACGGGGTCGGTCTCTGA